DNA from Streptococcus parasuis:
CGTTAAACCATTATGGTTGGGAGCTGCTGATGCAATAACGGAATCGAGATTGGTATCAAAACCACCACCCCAAATCGGATTATCTGCAGGTGTATTTCCCCAAACAATTTGTGAACGATTGTAGCCTGCCCCGTAACTTATCAACTCAACCTTGGAGGTGCTGGGCATGTTTTCGATGATTTGAAGACGGTTAATTGGAGCAATAGTTGTGGGTGATACTGTAATAGGCGACATAACAGGGGTTGACGAACCTGCTCTCAAAACCGATGAGCGATAGACATCAACTTCGAATTTTGTTACTGTACTCCATGTTTCTCCGATTAAACGTTCAAATGTCCCTGCTTGGGTCAATCGAAAAATGACATCACTTGGTTTTTGATATCCAGTTTGAATCGATTGGAATCTTATGTGATAATTTGTTTCCGGTAACAGTTCAACCTCAGGATTGGCATCAGTCGAAGTCCAAACCGCTATTTCTGAAGAATCGCTTTCTCTTAATAGCTGGTAGCTTGCAGCCATGGTGGTTGTGCCATTTAGCAAGATTGTAGGTATTTTGATGAGTGTATTTACTGGATCCACTGTGCTTGTTTCTGTAGCTGTCGTTGGGCTTGTGTCAGCTGTAGATTGCACTGTGCTCGTGCTTTCTTGGGTTATAACTGGTACAGGATCCAATTTTGAGTCTAGCACGCCTGAAGTCTCGCCCTTCAACCAACTTCCATCAGCTTGTAGAGTTGATATTTGCCCTGTTTCATCAACCATCAGCACAGTGTCAGCTGTATTGACAAAACCATCAGCCGAGTCAAATCGTAAGGTGTAGCTTTTCCCTGCTATCAGGTTCAACATTTTTTCCTGACCTAAAACAGTCCAACTTTCGACCAACTCACCACTCCCAGTATCCAGTAATGAAACAGTTATATTTGAAACTATTTCATTCGTTTGGGAATTGGTAAATCTAAAAACAACTTCTTTTGAACTTTCTATTACTTGGGACTCTTGTGTGACAGCAGTCGAAGTATCTCCTGTTGTTTCAAGTGCATACAAAACAGGTGATGCCAGGTTGAAAGTCAACAAAACACTGATTAATAGGCTCGCTATAAATTTCTTTCTCATACTACCTCCTTTCTTTTGTAATTTAACAACCTCAGGTTTTGCACCCTAATTAATCTTTATATAAAATAATATGTATGAATATGTTTAAAATATTTTTTAAATCTATAACGAGGTTTTGCACCATAAAAAATCGAAAGAAATGGTTTGAATCGCTATAAATTTCTTTCTCATAGCCCCCCCTTTTTACAAGTATATTATTTTACAACCATATATATTATAACTCAATTTGATAAAAAAGAAAAATAATATGACTCAAAAACTTAAGAAAAGTTTAAGTTTTTTATGTCTATCTTTCCAAAAACTATAGACAAGGCAAGAAAAATATGATACTATATGCTTTTTGCTCAATAAAGCATGTCTTATTGGACATATGAAACCATTTTTATTTATGTAGGACGAGAGTTGTAATATTATAATCAGTCGCCATCCAAGTCGAGTATGTGCGTACAAGTTTATAAACTACACCTTTTCAATTGATGTAATAACTCCTAATTCCACATCTGGGATTAGTTTTTTTGTTTTGCCTAAGTTTCTTAATACATAGTATATTCTTTTCTATTGTACAAAATAATTAATATTGCATCATCAGCGAAAAAAAGTTCAAGTTGTGGTAAAATGTTTGTGGAGAATTCCACCTAAAGTGTCCCAACGCCATACGCACTTTGGAGCACTATTACATTTGGAAAAGATATTATATGAAAAAATTAATCAATCATCTTACGACTTTTATTATTCTAGCTGGTATTATCATTGTTAGCTATCCAGCGATTAGCCAGATGTACTATAATTATGTAAATCAACAAACAATTAATGATTTTGATTCGGGTAGAAAGCAACTGACTTCTGAAGAAATTGATAAACGAATCCAACTTGCTCAAGCTTACAATGCTTCGTTACAGAATTTTGCGATTACCGACCCATACACCGAGGAGCAATTAGAACAAGGACGCACAGAGTATGCAAGAATGTTAACTGTTCGTGAAAAAATTGCGAGCATACACATCCCTGATATTGAAATAAACCTCCCCATCTACGCTGGTTCTGGTGAGGATGTACTTCAAAAAGGTGTTGGGCATTTAGAAGGCACAAGCCTTCCAATAGGTGGAGTTAATAGCCATGCCGTATTAACCGCTCATACCGGACTCCCGAATTCTAGACTCTTTACAGATCTTGATAAACTAAAAGTCGGCGATAAATTTTATATCACAAATATCAAGGAAACTCTGGCATATCAGATCGATTCGATTACCATTATTGAGCCGACTGATTTTTCATCTCTGGTAATCTTCCCTGACCAAGATTATGTAACTTTGTTAACCTGCACACCATACATGATTAATTCCCATAGATTACTCGTTCGGGGGCAGCGCATCCCATACACTCCTGAAGATTCTGAACTTATAAAAACACAATCTACAAATTATCAGATTCCAGTACTATATTTAGTTGTTGCTAGTCTTGTAGTAATCATTGTTTTACTAGCATTTTTTATAAAGAGACAATCTAAATCAAAAATGAAATAGGTCACAAAAAAGGATTTATAACGTATGTATGGAATCCGTATTACTCATAAAATTTTATAATTCTCGAAATAGGGAGGCTCCTAATGATGACTCAAAATAACAATATTAGAAAATGGGGAAAATTAGCCTACCGTTTTTTGATTACATTTGGCATCCTGGTTATTTTGTATCCATTTGGTAGTCAAACTTATTATCAATTCATCAACAAACAAGAAGTCAATCAATTTGACCAACAGAAAAAGCAGATTGAATCTGCTGAAATTCAAGAACGAATTGATTTGGCAAAGGCATATAACAGGACCCTCACCCCAGAAAAACTTGGCGACCCTTTTACACAAGAAGAAAAAAAGGGAGTAGCCGAATATGCTCGTATGTTACAGCTTCAAGAGAAAATTGGATACGTTTCTATACCAAGTATTAATCAAGAAATCACTATCCGTGCAGGGACAAGTGAAGACGTTTTACAAAGTAATGCTGGTCACCTAGAGGGTACCAGCTTACCAGTGGGTGGCAAAGGAACACATACTGTTATCACCGCACATCGGGGTCTACCATCAGCACGTCTATTCACAGATCTGGATAAAGTAAAAATTGGAGACGTGTTCTACATCACTAATTTAAAGGAGACACTGGCATATAAAGTTGATCAAATTTTAGTTGTAACCCCTGATAATTTTGATCCAGTCTTAGTTACAGAAAACAAGGATTATGCAACTCTTCTCACTTGTACTCCATACATGGTCAATTCTCATCGCCTTTTGGTCCGAGGAACCCGTGTCCCTCTTCCAAAAGAATTCTCAAGTGACATCAAGAAAATTGATTTTTTCAGCCAATACCGTTGGTATATCATTTTGACTAGCATAAGTCTTGTATTACTCTTAGGATATATCGTATATCGACTATCAAAAAGGAGAAGGAAAAGCTCATGAAAAACAGGCAGATTATCGGACTAATCATTCTTCTCTGTGGTCTTATTCTCATTTGCATCCCTTTTGCTTCTATGATTATGGAAGACTTTAGTCAAATAAATTCTGAAACAGCCTATTCAAATTATCTGCAAACAAAGAATATTGATTCAAAAAGAATCATTAATCAACTGGCAGAAACAACTCTTGAAGCCTCGGCCGTACAGGATATCTTTACACAGAATCGCGAAAGCGCAGAAAATCAAGAGAGTCCATATGAGACACTAATAGATACTTCAACCG
Protein-coding regions in this window:
- a CDS encoding class C sortase; the protein is MKKLINHLTTFIILAGIIIVSYPAISQMYYNYVNQQTINDFDSGRKQLTSEEIDKRIQLAQAYNASLQNFAITDPYTEEQLEQGRTEYARMLTVREKIASIHIPDIEINLPIYAGSGEDVLQKGVGHLEGTSLPIGGVNSHAVLTAHTGLPNSRLFTDLDKLKVGDKFYITNIKETLAYQIDSITIIEPTDFSSLVIFPDQDYVTLLTCTPYMINSHRLLVRGQRIPYTPEDSELIKTQSTNYQIPVLYLVVASLVVIIVLLAFFIKRQSKSKMK
- a CDS encoding class C sortase; this encodes MTQNNNIRKWGKLAYRFLITFGILVILYPFGSQTYYQFINKQEVNQFDQQKKQIESAEIQERIDLAKAYNRTLTPEKLGDPFTQEEKKGVAEYARMLQLQEKIGYVSIPSINQEITIRAGTSEDVLQSNAGHLEGTSLPVGGKGTHTVITAHRGLPSARLFTDLDKVKIGDVFYITNLKETLAYKVDQILVVTPDNFDPVLVTENKDYATLLTCTPYMVNSHRLLVRGTRVPLPKEFSSDIKKIDFFSQYRWYIILTSISLVLLLGYIVYRLSKRRRKSS